A region of Bacillus solimangrovi DNA encodes the following proteins:
- a CDS encoding PhoX family protein — protein sequence MDRRKFLTYMGTGAAALTVASTGLGAFAETAAAKSHMFENKKKVSGLNFKPIAPSAKDDVVLPSGYKYDVVVAYGDVINKNGDTFGFNSDYTCYFPINDSSQEGLLWVNHEYTSQLFVQGAKKNDKYTNKQIEKILYNQGGSVIKVHYVDGKWKMDTTSKYARRISGLTPFLLTGAVRGSKAVSGATKVQGTFANCSGGKTLWNTLLSCEENYEYTARDAGLDETHYGWVIEVDPFDDKFSVRKHTALGRFHHENAAMGLTNDGRVVVYMGDDKRDACIYKFISKDKYVASRGTNNSKLLEEGTLYVANLGKGRWEPMTIENVREAIKDDKELLAKFQTQADVLVYADEAAKFIGGTPTDRPEDLEISPFDKSVFVAHTNNSSHGNFHGHITRLFEDKDDLGSLTFNFEIFAAGGRQSGFSAPDNLTFDSSGNLWTVTDISSSKHNKGIYESFKNNGMFVIPTTGENMGNAYQFASGPVESELTGPSFTPTETSLFLSVQHPGEESESLTKLTSKWPHRTGDNMPRPGVIAITGF from the coding sequence ATGGATCGTCGAAAGTTTTTAACGTATATGGGGACTGGAGCAGCAGCATTAACAGTTGCTTCAACTGGATTAGGTGCTTTTGCGGAAACGGCAGCAGCAAAAAGTCATATGTTTGAAAATAAAAAGAAAGTTTCTGGATTAAACTTCAAGCCAATTGCACCATCCGCGAAGGATGATGTTGTACTCCCAAGTGGTTATAAATATGATGTTGTTGTAGCATATGGTGATGTAATTAATAAAAATGGTGATACGTTCGGGTTTAATAGTGATTATACATGTTATTTCCCAATTAATGATTCAAGTCAAGAAGGTTTACTTTGGGTGAATCATGAATACACATCTCAACTATTTGTTCAAGGTGCGAAGAAGAATGATAAATATACGAATAAACAAATAGAAAAGATCCTTTATAATCAGGGTGGTTCGGTTATTAAAGTTCATTATGTTGATGGAAAGTGGAAAATGGATACAACTTCTAAATACGCACGCCGTATATCTGGTTTAACGCCATTTTTATTAACTGGCGCTGTTAGAGGTTCTAAAGCTGTGAGTGGTGCAACAAAGGTTCAAGGAACATTTGCAAACTGTTCTGGTGGTAAAACGCTTTGGAATACGCTTTTATCTTGTGAGGAAAACTATGAATATACAGCTAGGGATGCTGGATTAGATGAAACACATTACGGTTGGGTTATTGAAGTTGACCCATTTGATGATAAATTTTCAGTAAGAAAGCACACTGCACTTGGACGTTTCCATCATGAAAATGCGGCAATGGGTCTGACAAATGATGGACGAGTTGTTGTATACATGGGTGATGATAAGAGAGATGCATGTATTTATAAGTTTATTAGTAAAGATAAATACGTTGCTTCAAGAGGTACAAATAATAGCAAGCTTCTTGAGGAAGGGACTCTATACGTTGCCAATCTAGGTAAAGGTAGATGGGAACCAATGACTATCGAAAATGTGCGTGAAGCTATTAAAGATGATAAAGAGCTACTAGCAAAATTCCAAACACAGGCTGACGTGCTTGTATATGCCGATGAAGCAGCAAAATTTATCGGCGGTACACCAACTGATCGCCCTGAAGACTTAGAAATTAGTCCGTTTGATAAGTCTGTATTTGTTGCACACACGAACAATAGCAGTCATGGAAACTTTCATGGTCATATTACAAGACTTTTTGAAGATAAAGATGATTTAGGTTCACTAACTTTCAATTTCGAAATCTTTGCTGCCGGTGGAAGACAAAGTGGATTCAGTGCTCCTGATAACCTTACATTTGATTCAAGCGGAAACCTTTGGACTGTGACAGATATTTCATCAAGTAAACATAATAAAGGAATCTATGAGTCATTCAAAAATAATGGTATGTTTGTAATCCCAACGACTGGGGAAAATATGGGTAATGCATACCAATTTGCATCAGGTCCAGTTGAATCAGAATTGACAGGACCAAGCTTCACACCAACTGAAACGTCGTTATTTTTATCTGTTCAACACCCAGGTGAGGAATCTGAAAGCTTGACTAAGCTTACGAGTAAGTGGCCACATCGAACTGGAGATAATATGCCTCGTCCTGGTGTCATTGCGATTACTGGATTTTAG
- a CDS encoding amidohydrolase encodes MSISIEQLRDYVYQTQKYLHKIPEPAFKEKKTSTYIAKQLKEMGYEVTEHIAKTGVTAKLTGKNEYPCVAIRADMDCIVHEMKNEIMYRHSCGHDAHSSTALGIARFMKDRIYNLNGSVKFIFQPAEEIGEGAKAMTAAGVLEGVDYLIGYHLRTAHECPFGKMSPALIHSASCKIIGEIYGKTAHGGRPHLGINAIDVLSSLVTNINTIRFNPQSGTSVKFTQLHAGKGSVNVIPEYGTFAMDVRSGSNEELKAVIRKIEKMIAHTADMHDGKIEYRVTEGVPAPLYDENLMQTAQRAIVKILGSENVVDPIHTPGGEDFHYYSQLTNVKSIYLAIGANVCPGLHDPEMTFEKEAMLHGVEVISDMVEQLLSKGS; translated from the coding sequence ATGAGTATTTCAATTGAACAACTCCGAGATTATGTATACCAAACACAAAAATATCTTCACAAAATTCCCGAGCCAGCTTTCAAAGAGAAGAAAACTTCTACTTATATAGCTAAACAACTTAAAGAAATGGGCTACGAGGTAACTGAGCATATAGCAAAAACAGGAGTAACAGCTAAGTTAACTGGAAAGAACGAGTATCCTTGTGTAGCGATTAGAGCGGATATGGACTGTATTGTACATGAGATGAAAAATGAAATAATGTATCGTCATTCGTGTGGACATGATGCTCATTCAAGCACTGCACTTGGTATTGCTAGATTTATGAAAGATCGAATCTATAATTTAAATGGTAGCGTGAAGTTCATTTTTCAACCAGCTGAAGAAATTGGAGAAGGGGCAAAAGCAATGACTGCAGCCGGAGTGTTAGAAGGTGTAGATTATCTCATTGGTTATCACTTACGTACAGCTCATGAGTGTCCATTTGGAAAGATGTCTCCAGCTCTTATTCATAGTGCAAGCTGTAAGATAATAGGGGAAATCTATGGGAAAACAGCTCATGGAGGTCGCCCACACTTAGGGATTAATGCAATTGATGTTTTATCTTCACTTGTGACGAACATTAATACTATAAGATTTAACCCTCAAAGTGGAACAAGTGTTAAATTCACACAACTACATGCAGGTAAGGGGTCTGTAAATGTTATTCCGGAGTATGGCACGTTTGCGATGGATGTACGAAGTGGATCGAACGAGGAATTAAAAGCTGTTATTAGAAAAATAGAGAAGATGATTGCACATACTGCTGATATGCACGATGGTAAGATAGAATATCGTGTGACAGAAGGAGTACCCGCCCCACTTTATGATGAGAATCTAATGCAAACAGCACAAAGAGCAATTGTAAAAATACTAGGGTCTGAAAATGTCGTTGATCCTATTCATACGCCTGGAGGTGAGGATTTTCACTATTATTCACAACTAACGAATGTGAAGTCTATCTACCTTGCGATTGGAGCAAACGTATGTCCAGGGTTACATGATCCGGAAATGACATTTGAAAAAGAGGCAATGTTGCATGGTGTTGAAGTAATTAGTGATATGGTAGAACAACTTCTCTCTAAGGGGAGTTAA
- a CDS encoding amino acid ABC transporter ATP-binding protein, with translation MIIGKNIHKSFGSLEVLKGIDLHVQPQEVVVMVGASGSGKSTLLRCFNFLEMINDGEIIIDGKQIDPKRDNLPKVRAEVGMVFQHFHLFPHKTVIENIIEAPMIVKKVKKEQAINEGLQLLEKVGLRDKAEVYPEKLSGGQKQRVAIARSLAMKPKVILFDEPTSALDPELVGEVLQVMKQLAQEGMTMVVVTHEMNFAREVADRIVMLHDGNIIEEGQPEDFFENPSHERTKQFLKLVN, from the coding sequence GTGATTATTGGAAAGAACATTCATAAATCATTTGGTTCATTAGAAGTACTAAAAGGAATCGATTTGCATGTGCAACCTCAAGAAGTTGTAGTAATGGTCGGTGCAAGTGGGTCCGGTAAGAGTACATTACTACGATGCTTTAATTTTTTAGAAATGATTAATGATGGTGAAATTATAATTGATGGTAAACAGATTGATCCTAAGCGAGATAACTTACCTAAGGTGCGTGCAGAAGTAGGAATGGTCTTTCAACATTTTCATCTTTTTCCACATAAAACGGTTATAGAAAATATTATAGAAGCGCCTATGATAGTAAAAAAGGTGAAAAAAGAACAAGCAATTAACGAAGGTTTACAATTACTGGAGAAGGTCGGTTTGCGTGATAAAGCAGAGGTTTATCCTGAAAAATTATCAGGTGGACAAAAACAGCGCGTAGCCATCGCACGCTCATTGGCGATGAAGCCAAAGGTGATTTTGTTTGATGAGCCTACGTCAGCACTTGATCCTGAACTTGTTGGTGAAGTGCTTCAAGTAATGAAACAACTTGCTCAAGAAGGAATGACGATGGTAGTTGTTACACATGAGATGAATTTTGCACGAGAAGTTGCTGATCGTATTGTCATGTTACATGATGGTAACATTATTGAAGAAGGCCAACCAGAAGATTTCTTTGAAAATCCATCTCATGAACGAACGAAGCAATTTTTAAAGTTAGTGAATTAG
- a CDS encoding amino acid ABC transporter permease — protein sequence MLDIWNMFTRTFFGFLEASVITIQLTAVGLVIGSLLGLVFALFKISNSKILQKVAGFYITIIRGTPLIVQISFLYFGISSLIVLSGFWAGAIALGVHNGAYIAEIFRGAIQSIDKGQHEASSSLGMTTAQSMRRIIFPQAFKRSIPPLGNQFIICLKDSSLVYVIGVSEIYSLANMEAAQSFQQFEAFFVAGLYYLALVMIFSYLLKLVENKLDVQ from the coding sequence ATGTTGGATATTTGGAATATGTTCACGAGAACGTTTTTCGGGTTTTTAGAGGCAAGTGTGATTACAATTCAATTAACTGCAGTGGGCCTAGTAATAGGCTCTCTGCTAGGTTTAGTTTTTGCACTTTTTAAAATTTCAAATTCGAAAATATTGCAAAAAGTAGCAGGTTTTTATATTACGATTATTCGAGGTACGCCTCTTATTGTACAAATATCATTTCTATATTTTGGTATTTCATCTCTTATCGTATTATCAGGATTTTGGGCAGGTGCGATCGCATTAGGTGTACATAACGGAGCTTATATTGCTGAAATCTTCCGTGGTGCAATTCAAAGCATTGATAAAGGTCAGCATGAAGCGAGTAGCTCATTAGGGATGACAACAGCTCAAAGTATGCGACGTATAATTTTTCCGCAAGCTTTCAAACGTTCAATTCCACCATTAGGAAATCAATTCATTATTTGTTTAAAGGATTCGTCGCTCGTATATGTCATTGGTGTTTCTGAAATATATTCGTTAGCAAATATGGAAGCGGCACAATCATTTCAACAGTTTGAGGCATTCTTTGTTGCAGGGTTATACTACTTAGCACTCGTAATGATATTTTCATATTTATTAAAGCTTGTTGAGAATAAGTTAGATGTTCAATAA
- a CDS encoding transporter substrate-binding domain-containing protein, with the protein MMKKTVVVAMMLMFAIVISACGSNETGSQPPATDGGESSIALVEDGKLTWACSGLYKPFNYSEGGELKGFDVEIGYALAEKMGLEPNPVTTPWETILQGLKGKKFDAIIGSMAITNERAEQVNFTEPYYYSGGTIFISANNEQIQSSEDLKDKVIGVVAQSTYDDAAKKFTENIKYYNSDVTALNDLTVKGRIDAVITSPVVGYEAQKAGLEIKEAGEPLWIEQIGIAVHKDNEKLLEELNQALAEIKEDGTYDEISNGLFGTNLLDVDLEGVEVLE; encoded by the coding sequence TTGATGAAGAAAACTGTTGTTGTAGCTATGATGTTAATGTTTGCAATTGTTATTAGTGCTTGCGGATCAAATGAAACTGGCTCACAGCCACCAGCTACAGATGGTGGAGAAAGTAGCATTGCGTTAGTTGAAGATGGAAAGTTAACGTGGGCATGTAGTGGTTTGTACAAGCCATTTAACTACTCTGAAGGTGGAGAATTGAAAGGTTTTGATGTTGAGATTGGGTATGCATTAGCAGAGAAGATGGGTCTTGAACCAAATCCAGTTACAACACCTTGGGAGACTATTTTACAAGGATTAAAAGGTAAGAAGTTCGACGCAATTATTGGTAGTATGGCAATTACAAATGAGCGTGCAGAGCAAGTAAACTTTACAGAGCCCTACTACTATTCTGGTGGAACAATTTTTATTTCAGCAAATAATGAACAAATTCAATCATCAGAAGATTTAAAGGATAAAGTGATAGGTGTTGTAGCGCAAAGTACGTATGATGATGCAGCTAAAAAATTTACAGAAAATATAAAATATTACAACAGCGATGTGACAGCATTAAATGATTTAACAGTAAAAGGGCGTATTGATGCGGTTATTACGTCACCTGTTGTTGGTTATGAAGCACAAAAAGCAGGCTTAGAAATTAAAGAAGCTGGTGAGCCATTATGGATTGAACAAATTGGTATAGCTGTTCACAAAGATAATGAAAAGTTATTAGAAGAACTTAATCAAGCCTTAGCAGAGATTAAAGAAGACGGCACATATGATGAAATTTCTAACGGATTGTTCGGTACAAACTTGCTTGATGTTGATTTAGAGGGGGTAGAGGTTCTCGAATAA
- a CDS encoding twin-arginine translocase TatA/TatE family subunit: MLTNIGIPGLILILVIALVIFGPSKLPEIGKSFGSTLKEFKNSTRDLVSDEENDKKDIK, from the coding sequence ATGCTTACGAATATCGGCATTCCAGGGTTAATTCTTATCCTTGTCATTGCCCTTGTCATTTTTGGACCATCCAAACTACCTGAAATTGGAAAGTCGTTTGGTTCAACATTGAAAGAATTTAAGAATTCAACGAGAGATCTTGTTTCAGACGAAGAGAATGATAAAAAAGATATTAAATAA
- a CDS encoding H-type small acid-soluble spore protein: MNIQRAKEIVESPETIEVLYNGTKIYIQNVDEKKDTARIFPLDQPSNETEVNVDQLIEP; encoded by the coding sequence ATGAACATACAACGTGCAAAAGAAATCGTTGAATCCCCCGAAACGATAGAGGTCCTCTACAATGGGACGAAAATCTACATTCAGAATGTCGATGAAAAAAAAGACACTGCTAGGATCTTCCCACTCGATCAGCCATCAAATGAAACAGAAGTTAACGTTGATCAATTAATCGAACCGTAA
- a CDS encoding YjcZ family sporulation protein: protein MSDGCNNGFALIVVLFVLLIIVGCACLGGSGY, encoded by the coding sequence ATGTCTGATGGTTGTAATAATGGCTTTGCGTTAATCGTTGTCTTGTTTGTATTGTTAATTATCGTTGGTTGTGCTTGTTTAGGAGGTTCTGGTTATTAA